The Alicyclobacillus vulcanalis genome has a window encoding:
- a CDS encoding glycerophosphodiester phosphodiesterase — protein sequence MIRELLMRDDTLWIAHRGASAECPENTLPAFVRAAELGADMIELDVRLTGDGSVVVLHDPTVDRTTDGRGLASQMRLAELRKLDAGSWFDTRFRGTPIPTLDEVFAAVPHMCLNIELKTSPVAHTRQLIRRVLGAIYRHDARQRVLISSFDHAALAEIRRFDRDIALGVLFAGRLLEPIRLAERLGAQSLHPDIEHLDPLFVAEAKAHHLAVYAWTAQNEQAIQHALSCHVSGIILDDLRLKRGPSEPVLSSP from the coding sequence ATGATTCGAGAACTCCTGATGCGCGACGACACCCTGTGGATCGCCCACCGCGGCGCTTCCGCCGAATGCCCGGAAAACACGCTGCCCGCCTTCGTGCGGGCGGCGGAACTCGGCGCGGACATGATCGAGCTGGACGTGCGGCTGACCGGGGACGGGAGCGTCGTCGTCCTGCACGATCCGACCGTCGACCGCACGACAGATGGGCGCGGACTGGCGTCCCAGATGCGCCTCGCCGAACTGCGCAAGCTCGACGCCGGATCGTGGTTCGACACGCGGTTTCGCGGCACGCCCATCCCCACGCTCGACGAGGTCTTCGCCGCCGTCCCGCACATGTGCCTGAACATCGAGTTGAAGACCAGCCCCGTCGCGCACACGCGCCAGCTCATCCGCCGCGTCTTAGGCGCCATCTACCGGCACGACGCCCGCCAGCGCGTCCTCATCTCCTCTTTCGATCACGCCGCGCTCGCCGAAATTCGCCGCTTCGACCGCGACATCGCGCTCGGCGTGCTGTTCGCAGGCCGCCTGCTCGAGCCCATCCGGCTCGCGGAGCGCCTCGGCGCGCAAAGCCTTCACCCCGACATCGAACACCTCGATCCCTTGTTCGTGGCCGAGGCCAAGGCTCACCACCTCGCCGTGTACGCGTGGACGGCGCAAAACGAGCAGGCCATCCAGCACGCGCTCTCTTGCCACGTGTCCGGCATCATCCTGGACGATCTTCGGCTGAAGCGCGGGCCATCCGAGCCTGTCCTCTCCTCTCCGTGA
- a CDS encoding ABC transporter substrate-binding protein has product MKRDRMWKSGALVALGLVVTGCGAPAAQPGGQAAHTSAGQAAASSQPVTITFWYGVGTTLSQDIQQLVQEFNRTHPGIKVVATYQGSYSGGGEEQQKLLAAMKAGDPPTIAQIEVHAMPAFAASGQLLDLTPLMQSSSVDKPSNFLPGILVSTEYQGRYYAVPFNRSVPVLYYNKTLFAKAHIAAPPANWAQLAADAKKLTSGSGSNKMYGFEPLVDWWPWEYAVESGGGSILSPDLRRATFAEPDALSILNVEQSLVKQGYAKVETGPNYWDLMTQDFINGQVAMDIDSIGSAGKVTQGVGGKFQWGTALLPRGKTLAVPPGGGDLAIFKDATPAQQKAAWTFIQWWTSPQQSVKWSTETGYLPVQKADLRDPVYQAYLDKHPQYRTAIEELQYEHPSPASPAYLAVLQPVQQALQGIFDEGKPVAPTMQQAAQAADQNLG; this is encoded by the coding sequence ATGAAGCGAGATCGGATGTGGAAATCGGGCGCCCTCGTCGCGCTCGGACTTGTGGTGACAGGCTGCGGCGCGCCGGCCGCGCAACCTGGCGGCCAGGCGGCCCACACCTCGGCCGGGCAGGCGGCCGCATCGAGCCAGCCCGTGACCATCACGTTCTGGTATGGCGTCGGCACCACGCTCAGCCAGGACATTCAGCAGCTCGTGCAGGAATTCAACCGCACCCACCCTGGCATCAAGGTGGTGGCGACGTACCAGGGCAGTTACTCGGGCGGCGGCGAGGAGCAGCAGAAGCTCTTGGCGGCCATGAAAGCGGGCGATCCGCCGACCATCGCGCAGATTGAGGTGCACGCGATGCCGGCGTTCGCCGCAAGCGGCCAGTTGCTCGATCTCACGCCGCTCATGCAGTCTTCGAGCGTCGACAAGCCGTCGAACTTCCTGCCGGGTATCCTCGTGTCCACGGAGTACCAGGGCCGGTACTACGCCGTGCCATTTAACCGGAGCGTGCCCGTGCTCTACTACAACAAGACGCTTTTCGCCAAAGCTCACATCGCCGCGCCCCCGGCCAACTGGGCCCAGCTTGCGGCTGACGCGAAGAAGCTCACGAGCGGGTCGGGATCGAACAAAATGTACGGCTTTGAGCCGCTCGTCGACTGGTGGCCCTGGGAGTACGCGGTGGAATCCGGCGGCGGGTCGATCCTCTCGCCCGACCTGCGTCGCGCCACCTTCGCCGAGCCCGACGCCCTCTCCATCCTGAACGTGGAACAGTCCCTCGTGAAGCAGGGCTACGCCAAGGTGGAGACCGGACCAAACTACTGGGACCTCATGACGCAGGATTTCATCAACGGCCAGGTCGCCATGGACATCGACTCCATCGGCAGCGCGGGCAAGGTGACACAAGGCGTCGGCGGCAAGTTCCAGTGGGGCACCGCCCTTCTCCCGCGCGGCAAGACGCTCGCGGTGCCCCCGGGAGGCGGCGATCTCGCCATCTTCAAGGACGCCACGCCCGCCCAGCAGAAGGCCGCTTGGACGTTCATCCAGTGGTGGACCTCGCCGCAACAGTCGGTGAAGTGGTCGACGGAAACGGGCTACCTGCCTGTGCAGAAGGCCGATTTGCGCGATCCCGTCTATCAAGCGTATCTCGACAAGCACCCGCAGTACCGGACGGCGATTGAGGAGCTCCAGTACGAACACCCCTCGCCTGCGTCGCCCGCGTATCTGGCCGTGCTGCAGCCGGTGCAGCAGGCCCTGCAGGGCATCTTTGACGAAGGCAAGCCGGTCGCGCCCACGATGCAACAGGCCGCACAGGCTGCGGACCAAAACCTCGGATAA
- a CDS encoding carbohydrate ABC transporter permease encodes MARIALRGTSYALLAIASALCLAPVYWMIRTALMPTGALLSASLWPAHPAWGNFVAAWRAQPFLLYLWNSLFTNGAIVALQVVTSSLAAYALVFVPLRGKRWLFFAVLVAMMVPMQATFVPVYTMLSAVHLINTYGALILPYAGSAFGIFLMRQGFLTLPRDIVDAARVDGASEWWILTRIVLPNNKPTIVTLVLLNFVYHYNSLFWPLVATNSTNMRVVPVALSYFLSQDAGQTLQWNYAMAFDIFAIVPVVLLFLIGQRYFVQGVAQTAVKG; translated from the coding sequence ATGGCCCGTATCGCGCTCCGCGGCACGTCGTACGCGCTCCTGGCGATCGCGTCCGCACTGTGCCTGGCACCCGTCTACTGGATGATCCGCACGGCGCTCATGCCGACCGGCGCGTTGCTTTCCGCGTCCCTCTGGCCGGCGCACCCGGCCTGGGGCAACTTTGTCGCCGCGTGGCGCGCTCAGCCGTTCCTGCTGTACCTCTGGAACAGCCTGTTCACCAACGGCGCCATCGTCGCGCTCCAGGTCGTGACCTCGTCGCTCGCCGCCTACGCGCTCGTGTTCGTGCCGCTTCGCGGCAAGCGCTGGCTGTTTTTCGCCGTGCTCGTCGCCATGATGGTGCCCATGCAGGCGACGTTCGTGCCTGTCTACACGATGCTCTCCGCGGTGCATCTCATCAATACGTACGGGGCGCTCATCCTCCCATACGCCGGATCGGCCTTCGGCATCTTCCTGATGCGCCAGGGCTTTCTCACCCTCCCGCGCGACATCGTCGACGCCGCGCGGGTGGACGGGGCGAGCGAGTGGTGGATCCTGACGCGCATCGTCTTGCCGAACAACAAGCCGACCATCGTCACGCTCGTGTTGCTCAACTTTGTCTACCACTACAACAGCCTGTTCTGGCCGCTCGTCGCCACCAACAGCACCAACATGCGCGTCGTCCCGGTGGCCCTGTCCTACTTTTTGTCGCAAGACGCGGGCCAGACCCTGCAGTGGAACTACGCCATGGCGTTTGACATCTTCGCGATTGTTCCGGTTGTCCTTTTGTTCCTCATCGGCCAGCGGTACTTCGTCCAGGGCGTGGCCCAGACGGCCGTGAAGGGATAA
- a CDS encoding carbohydrate ABC transporter permease, producing the protein MAKAAEAVIAQVERAPRARRRHIPLQLKGAAMMAPALVFLFAFVFVPMGYAVYLSLYQSTLYTPRPVFAGLANYAHLFTAPDFWQAAANTLWLAAGMMFVSLPIALLLAVLLNQRIRGRVVFRAAIFGPYVMPLVSSGLIFSLLFATDGGPVNLMLAHLGLNPVPWLGEGRTALVSVLILTAWQFTGYYAIIFLAGLQSVPPSLVEACQVDGGGRWQVFWHVTLRALGPSLFFAVVICLIQTFQTFDQVYVMTGGGPDGATTTFAYYIFEKGFQAFNTGESSAASVILILVLAGLSYLQMRVGRHFGVEES; encoded by the coding sequence GTGGCTAAGGCTGCCGAAGCCGTGATCGCGCAGGTGGAGCGCGCGCCGCGCGCCAGACGGCGCCACATCCCGCTCCAGCTCAAGGGTGCCGCCATGATGGCACCGGCGCTCGTCTTTCTGTTCGCGTTCGTGTTTGTGCCGATGGGCTACGCGGTCTACCTGAGCCTGTACCAGTCGACCCTGTACACGCCGAGACCGGTGTTCGCGGGCCTCGCCAACTACGCGCACTTGTTCACCGCCCCCGACTTCTGGCAGGCGGCGGCCAACACGCTGTGGCTGGCGGCAGGCATGATGTTCGTGTCTCTGCCCATCGCGCTGTTGCTCGCCGTTCTTCTCAATCAACGCATTCGCGGGCGAGTGGTCTTTCGCGCGGCCATCTTCGGTCCCTACGTCATGCCGCTTGTCAGTTCTGGGCTCATCTTCTCGCTCCTCTTCGCCACGGACGGCGGCCCGGTGAATCTCATGCTCGCGCACCTCGGCCTCAACCCCGTGCCGTGGCTCGGCGAGGGGAGGACGGCGCTTGTGTCCGTGCTCATCCTCACGGCATGGCAGTTCACCGGCTATTACGCCATCATCTTCCTCGCCGGTCTGCAGAGCGTCCCCCCTTCGCTCGTGGAAGCTTGCCAAGTGGACGGCGGGGGCCGATGGCAGGTGTTCTGGCACGTCACGCTTCGCGCGCTCGGGCCGAGCCTGTTCTTCGCCGTCGTGATCTGCCTCATCCAGACGTTCCAGACCTTCGATCAGGTGTACGTCATGACCGGCGGCGGGCCCGACGGCGCCACCACCACCTTCGCCTACTACATCTTCGAGAAGGGATTCCAGGCGTTCAACACCGGCGAGTCCTCCGCTGCGAGCGTCATCCTGATCCTCGTCCTCGCCGGATTGTCCTACCTGCAGATGCGGGTGGGCCGCCATTTTGGGGTGGAGGAATCATGA